A region from the Pseudomonas sp. KU26590 genome encodes:
- a CDS encoding sensor domain-containing diguanylate cyclase produces MPNTVDFPTTPFIRWFVKDNEGLDRGTRLKLLEGPFTSRAALVAAGINTLLVCSVAVALHPTVFFISWLVVDMVIWIIRWFLLQRFVASDKPRFPYATDLSLFFGLLWAAEIGIGTAGCIISQDAVLQVLACTSAVSMTGAAAMRNQGVPRYAFMQILLMDIPMKLATLFQPEPILRVLILQAPMYLIGLWVLLNNLNANLTKAYVAETQSTHSATHDKLTGVLNRLGILNILTASLSAKVNEDKRFCVLCLDLDGFKKINDAYGHAAGDSVLVCFSAMISRVVRKGDAVARIGGDEFIVTMPDSDKASASLIAERIIKNLDEYTDRNPDYRGLGVSIGIAETLPLELSSVEQVLCRADIAMYNAKSAGKNCYRFG; encoded by the coding sequence ATGCCCAATACTGTCGATTTTCCCACTACACCGTTCATCCGGTGGTTTGTAAAAGACAATGAAGGCCTGGATCGGGGCACTCGTTTGAAGTTACTCGAGGGCCCCTTCACGTCTCGCGCCGCGTTGGTTGCAGCAGGCATAAACACACTGCTGGTCTGCAGCGTGGCGGTCGCGCTTCACCCAACGGTGTTTTTCATCAGCTGGTTGGTCGTCGATATGGTGATTTGGATCATCCGCTGGTTTCTGCTGCAACGATTCGTCGCCAGTGACAAGCCCAGATTCCCCTACGCAACGGACCTTTCTCTGTTCTTCGGTTTGCTCTGGGCTGCGGAAATAGGCATCGGCACCGCAGGATGCATCATCAGCCAGGACGCGGTGCTGCAGGTTCTGGCGTGCACATCGGCGGTCAGCATGACTGGAGCGGCTGCCATGAGAAACCAAGGCGTACCCCGCTATGCATTCATGCAGATCCTGCTCATGGACATACCGATGAAACTGGCGACGTTGTTCCAGCCGGAACCGATCTTGCGGGTGCTGATTCTACAAGCGCCCATGTACCTCATTGGCTTGTGGGTGCTGCTCAATAACCTCAACGCGAATCTGACGAAAGCCTATGTGGCAGAAACGCAAAGCACGCATTCAGCCACTCATGACAAACTGACCGGCGTGCTGAATCGCCTGGGCATCTTGAACATTCTGACGGCCTCACTGAGCGCGAAGGTCAATGAGGACAAGCGGTTTTGCGTACTGTGTCTGGATCTGGACGGGTTCAAAAAAATCAATGATGCCTACGGGCATGCCGCCGGTGACAGTGTATTGGTTTGCTTTTCCGCGATGATCAGCAGGGTGGTGCGCAAGGGTGATGCAGTCGCACGAATTGGCGGCGACGAATTTATCGTGACGATGCCGGACAGCGACAAGGCATCCGCTTCGCTCATTGCCGAGCGCATCATCAAAAACCTCGATGAGTACACGGACAGAAACCCGGATTATAGAGGTCTGGGCGTCAGCATCGGCATCGCCGAGACCCTCCCTCTGGAGCTTTCGAGTGTTGAACAGGTTTTATGCAGAGCAGACATCGCCATGTATAACGCAAAATCTGCGGGCAAAAACTGTTACCGGTTTGGCTGA
- a CDS encoding sensor domain-containing diguanylate cyclase, with protein sequence MTLVQFFSTRLTPKALSNSLISFIALVCALLVLATAWQIQQSANERVDAAKVSVSNIVLAAEQLARDTMLQADNTLQDIAERVAHDGIIADQQPRMTALLARQVERIDGIQGLFIFDAKGNWVANSFSQGVQTKNNSDRAYFIYHRDNTSQAIHIGSIVESRTTGDLIIPISRRIESSDGTFAGVALATIPVAYFQSFFNRVDIDNDGVIFLALDKGELLARRPTVAALITTNISKGEIFVRYLPHSDSGTAIIKSVVDGVERIYAYRRLSGLPIVAAAGVAYHQVFAPWWSYVFQSVAVVGVIILALALLGGLLYRQIQQLLVAEVELNVAQNKLEIIAMTDSLTSLANRRSFDVALKKEWGRALRNESSLAVILLDIDWFKQYNDHYGHLLGDDCLVEVAALIAQSASRPFDVAARYGGEEFVILLPETELAGAIVVAEKVRLSIEQAQIKHSASALGIITISAGVVAVCPTDKNSHRDSMAEADRLLYCAKIKGRNRIEAAS encoded by the coding sequence ATGACGCTTGTTCAATTTTTCTCCACAAGATTGACACCCAAAGCGCTCTCCAACTCGCTGATAAGTTTTATTGCTTTAGTCTGTGCACTTTTGGTTCTCGCTACCGCCTGGCAGATTCAGCAATCGGCCAATGAGCGGGTGGACGCTGCGAAAGTTTCTGTCTCGAACATAGTCCTCGCCGCCGAACAATTAGCGCGTGACACGATGCTGCAGGCCGATAACACGTTGCAAGATATAGCCGAGCGCGTGGCGCATGACGGGATCATTGCCGACCAGCAACCTCGCATGACGGCATTGCTAGCCCGACAGGTCGAACGTATTGACGGCATTCAAGGGCTGTTCATTTTCGATGCGAAAGGCAATTGGGTTGCAAACTCTTTTTCTCAGGGTGTACAGACCAAAAACAATAGTGACCGCGCTTACTTCATTTATCACCGGGATAACACCAGCCAGGCTATCCATATTGGTTCTATCGTTGAGAGCAGAACCACCGGCGACCTGATCATCCCCATCAGCCGCCGCATTGAATCTTCTGACGGAACCTTTGCGGGCGTAGCGCTCGCCACTATTCCTGTTGCTTATTTTCAAAGCTTTTTCAATCGGGTAGATATCGATAACGACGGGGTCATCTTTCTCGCCCTCGACAAAGGTGAATTGCTCGCACGGCGCCCGACAGTGGCTGCGCTGATCACAACCAATATTTCAAAGGGAGAGATTTTCGTTCGCTATCTCCCCCACAGTGACAGCGGCACGGCGATTATCAAGTCGGTGGTGGATGGCGTAGAGAGGATATATGCCTATCGTCGTCTATCAGGACTTCCCATCGTTGCCGCGGCAGGGGTCGCCTATCATCAAGTGTTTGCACCGTGGTGGTCCTATGTTTTCCAGTCCGTGGCCGTCGTGGGGGTGATCATTTTAGCGCTGGCGCTGCTGGGCGGGTTGCTGTACCGCCAGATCCAGCAGCTGCTTGTAGCAGAAGTCGAACTTAATGTGGCACAGAACAAACTTGAAATCATTGCAATGACAGACAGTTTGACGTCATTGGCCAACAGACGAAGTTTCGATGTTGCCCTCAAAAAAGAATGGGGGCGCGCGCTCAGAAACGAATCAAGTCTTGCGGTGATCCTGTTGGACATAGACTGGTTTAAACAATATAACGACCATTACGGGCACTTGCTTGGCGATGACTGCCTGGTTGAAGTCGCTGCTCTCATTGCACAAAGTGCCAGCAGGCCATTCGATGTCGCCGCTCGTTACGGTGGCGAGGAATTTGTCATCTTGCTCCCTGAAACGGAACTGGCGGGTGCAATTGTGGTGGCTGAAAAAGTGAGGCTATCGATAGAGCAAGCACAGATTAAACACTCAGCAAGCGCCCTGGGCATCATTACGATCAGCGCCGGGGTCGTCGCGGTATGCCCGACTGACAAAAATAGCCACAGAGACAGCATGGCCGAGGCTGATCGCCTCCTGTACTGCGCAAAGATTAAAGGGCGCAATCGTATAGAAGCCGCTTCCTAA
- a CDS encoding glutathione-independent formaldehyde dehydrogenase — protein MKAIIYNGPYDVSVQNVPDAKIEKATDVLVRITTTNICGSDLHMYEGRTSFETGRILGHENMGEVIEVGAAVDRVKVGDMVCLPFNIGCGFCENCERGLTGYCLTVNPGNAGGAYGFAEMGPYEGGQAELLRVPYGDFNCLVLPEDAREKEDDYVMLSDILPTGWHATELSGLLPGESIAIYGAGPVGLMAAHAAMIKGASQVFVVDNHPDRLALASKLGATPINTAQTQAVEQILNLTNGKGTDRGCECVGYQCCDKHGHEANHETMNNLVASTKPTGGIGVVGVFVPQDPNAASDLAKEGKMAFDFGSFWFKGQQIRTGQANVKAYNRRLAELIHHDRAKPSQIISHSLKLSEGPDAYKHFDQRDDGWTKVVLKPSA, from the coding sequence ATGAAAGCCATTATTTATAACGGTCCTTACGACGTCAGCGTTCAAAACGTTCCCGATGCAAAAATTGAAAAGGCCACTGATGTCCTGGTCCGCATTACCACGACCAACATCTGCGGCTCTGATTTGCACATGTATGAAGGCCGCACCAGCTTCGAAACGGGCCGGATTCTGGGTCACGAGAACATGGGTGAAGTCATCGAAGTGGGCGCCGCAGTGGATCGCGTGAAAGTGGGCGATATGGTCTGCCTGCCGTTCAACATCGGTTGTGGTTTCTGCGAAAACTGCGAGCGGGGCCTGACCGGTTACTGCTTGACCGTCAACCCGGGCAATGCGGGCGGTGCCTACGGTTTTGCCGAGATGGGCCCCTACGAGGGTGGCCAGGCAGAGCTGCTGCGCGTGCCTTATGGCGACTTCAATTGCCTGGTGCTGCCTGAAGACGCCAGGGAGAAAGAAGACGACTACGTCATGCTGTCGGACATCCTTCCCACCGGCTGGCACGCGACTGAATTGTCGGGCTTGCTGCCGGGTGAAAGCATCGCTATCTATGGCGCAGGCCCGGTCGGACTGATGGCTGCCCACGCCGCGATGATCAAGGGTGCCTCACAAGTCTTTGTGGTCGACAACCATCCAGACCGTCTGGCACTGGCTTCCAAGCTGGGCGCGACGCCGATCAACACGGCACAGACCCAGGCCGTGGAGCAGATTCTGAACCTGACCAACGGCAAAGGCACGGACCGTGGCTGCGAATGCGTGGGTTATCAGTGCTGCGACAAGCATGGCCATGAAGCCAATCACGAGACCATGAACAACCTGGTGGCCTCCACCAAGCCCACCGGCGGTATCGGTGTCGTGGGTGTCTTCGTGCCACAGGATCCCAACGCCGCAAGCGATCTGGCGAAAGAAGGCAAGATGGCCTTCGACTTCGGTTCTTTCTGGTTCAAGGGCCAGCAGATTCGTACCGGCCAGGCCAACGTTAAGGCGTACAACCGTCGTCTGGCCGAGCTGATTCACCATGACCGCGCCAAGCCGTCGCAGATCATTTCCCACAGCTTGAAGCTGTCTGAAGGCCCGGACGCCTACAAGCACTTTGATCAGCGGGACGACGGCTGGACCAAGGTTGTGCTCAAGCCTTCGGCGTAA
- a CDS encoding EAL and GGDEF domain-containing protein produces the protein MAVKAHLGLKNHEVLGHFLDAASHLTGASGAILILRDDEQWHTVATCGSAPAVRADAITGGWLKMVLSYGDVVDVGEAMPADAALPAGLDRVVNESLVCVAIRDGDAVLTGAVLMTIPRPYKRLSAAHIYGLQTHAADLYDSLKMNPTHPSGGSAVIERLRLLESVVVNAKDAILITEAEPIDLPGPRIVYCNPAFLTTTGFSLDEVMGKTPRILQCPETDRKTLQKIREALQRWDPVEVELINTRRDGTQFWVQLSIVPVANEKGWFTHWVSVQRDITERKDAERHFRQAQLDREERVALESRLIERERIQDELSYAAFHDELTRLKNRGYFMARIHSALSKGDTEQPGAATVLYLDLDRFKYVNDGMGHHAGDTLLKSVAQRLSECIDPTAVIARIGGDEFAILLTDEGHQEQAIETAKRVTHALSLPTAIDGQQLFISCSIGIATLDVQHRTAEDLIRDADVAMYAAKKKGRGSWAVFDLSMRQASIDMLVMQNALKHAIAREEFYLVYQPIYSITTEMIVGVEALVRWRHSTLGIIAPDVFIGVAEDIGVICDLGLWVMRNACREVKKWDEAAGPDSIKLNVNVSGVELNRKDFALQVARIMEETGFDPRALQIEITESVFLHEPEMVAKTLEDLRAQGIRIALDDFGTGYSSLGYIDRYPIDAIKIDRSFVSRMMKHERSVAIVQSILSLGKALDLAIVAEGVETLGQLDQLRELGCPYAQGFLLSTPVLAEDALALLVANRR, from the coding sequence ATGGCCGTCAAGGCTCACCTCGGTTTAAAGAATCATGAAGTTTTGGGTCATTTTCTGGACGCGGCTTCCCATCTGACCGGGGCGTCGGGCGCCATCCTGATATTGCGAGACGACGAGCAGTGGCACACGGTGGCGACCTGTGGCAGCGCGCCGGCGGTGCGTGCAGACGCAATCACCGGTGGCTGGTTAAAGATGGTGTTGTCCTACGGCGATGTTGTCGACGTTGGCGAGGCCATGCCCGCCGACGCTGCGCTGCCTGCCGGGCTTGATCGAGTGGTCAACGAGTCGCTGGTCTGCGTTGCCATCCGCGATGGCGACGCAGTGCTGACCGGTGCGGTACTGATGACAATCCCGCGTCCCTATAAACGACTCAGCGCCGCGCACATCTATGGCCTGCAAACCCATGCAGCCGACCTGTACGACTCGCTGAAGATGAACCCCACTCATCCGTCGGGTGGATCAGCGGTGATCGAGCGCCTGCGCTTGCTGGAATCGGTGGTGGTCAACGCCAAGGACGCCATCCTGATTACCGAGGCCGAGCCCATCGATTTGCCGGGGCCGCGCATCGTGTATTGCAACCCGGCGTTCCTGACCACTACCGGGTTCAGCCTCGACGAAGTCATGGGCAAGACGCCGCGGATTCTGCAATGCCCCGAGACCGATCGCAAAACGCTGCAGAAGATAAGAGAAGCGCTGCAACGCTGGGACCCCGTGGAAGTCGAGCTCATCAACACGCGCCGGGACGGCACCCAGTTCTGGGTGCAGCTGAGCATTGTGCCCGTCGCAAACGAGAAAGGCTGGTTCACCCACTGGGTGTCCGTACAACGCGACATCACCGAGCGCAAAGACGCCGAGCGGCACTTTCGACAAGCCCAGCTCGACCGTGAGGAACGTGTCGCGCTTGAGTCGCGGCTGATCGAGCGAGAGCGTATTCAGGACGAGTTGTCCTACGCTGCGTTTCATGACGAACTGACGAGGCTCAAGAACCGGGGCTATTTCATGGCCCGCATCCATTCGGCCTTGAGCAAGGGGGACACGGAACAGCCTGGCGCGGCGACGGTGTTGTACCTGGATCTGGATCGATTCAAGTACGTCAACGACGGCATGGGGCATCATGCGGGCGACACCTTGCTCAAAAGCGTTGCCCAGCGCCTGAGTGAGTGCATCGATCCCACGGCGGTGATAGCGCGCATCGGAGGCGATGAGTTCGCGATACTGCTGACCGACGAAGGCCACCAGGAACAGGCGATCGAGACCGCGAAGCGCGTGACCCACGCCCTCAGCTTGCCGACTGCCATTGATGGGCAACAACTCTTTATCTCCTGCAGCATCGGCATCGCCACGCTGGATGTCCAACACCGGACCGCCGAAGACCTGATCCGTGATGCGGACGTGGCGATGTACGCCGCCAAAAAGAAAGGCCGTGGCAGCTGGGCGGTTTTCGACCTCTCGATGCGCCAGGCCTCCATCGACATGCTGGTGATGCAGAACGCGCTCAAGCATGCGATTGCCCGCGAAGAGTTCTATCTGGTGTACCAACCGATCTATTCCATCACCACTGAAATGATCGTGGGCGTCGAAGCCCTGGTGAGATGGCGCCATTCGACCCTGGGCATTATCGCCCCTGATGTGTTCATCGGCGTGGCCGAGGACATTGGCGTCATTTGCGACCTTGGCCTGTGGGTGATGCGCAACGCCTGTCGCGAAGTCAAAAAATGGGATGAGGCTGCCGGGCCGGACAGTATCAAACTGAACGTGAACGTGTCCGGGGTTGAACTCAACCGTAAGGACTTCGCCCTTCAGGTCGCCAGGATTATGGAAGAGACCGGATTCGATCCCCGCGCCTTGCAGATCGAGATCACCGAGTCCGTGTTCCTGCATGAACCGGAGATGGTGGCGAAGACGCTCGAAGACCTTCGCGCTCAAGGGATTCGCATTGCGCTGGACGATTTCGGTACCGGCTACAGCTCCCTTGGCTACATCGACCGCTACCCCATCGACGCCATCAAGATAGACCGGTCATTTGTCTCGCGCATGATGAAACATGAACGCAGCGTGGCCATCGTCCAAAGTATTCTGTCTCTGGGGAAGGCACTGGACCTGGCCATTGTCGCCGAGGGCGTCGAAACCCTTGGCCAGCTCGACCAGCTCAGGGAGCTGGGCTGCCCCTATGCCCAGGGTTTCCTGCTCAGCACGCCGGTGCTGGCCGAGGATGCTCTGGCGTTGCTTGTGGCAAACAGGCGGTGA
- a CDS encoding methyl-accepting chemotaxis protein: MASTVQEVARNTADASAAATLAEEQARHGSAVVKQATTQISELSQAIDALGGAMNVLTQDSAQIGKVIDVIKAVAEQTNLLALNAAIEAARAGEQGRGFAVVADEVRSLAQRTQASTLEIETLILALQQGTQSAASLMVSSRERTLDTVELAQKAEQAIDQINHSIGTIQEMSLQISAAVEQQSAVAEEINRSVLSVRDVADQSATASEESARATIELASLGSGLQKMTSHFKT, from the coding sequence ATGGCCTCCACGGTTCAGGAAGTGGCGCGCAACACCGCCGACGCGTCGGCCGCCGCAACCCTGGCCGAAGAGCAGGCACGTCATGGCAGCGCCGTGGTCAAGCAGGCCACGACGCAGATCAGCGAGCTCTCCCAGGCCATCGACGCATTGGGCGGCGCCATGAACGTGCTGACTCAAGACAGCGCGCAAATTGGCAAAGTCATCGACGTGATTAAAGCGGTTGCCGAACAAACCAACTTGCTGGCACTCAACGCCGCCATCGAAGCCGCAAGGGCGGGGGAGCAGGGTCGTGGGTTCGCAGTGGTCGCCGACGAGGTCCGTTCACTGGCACAGCGCACGCAAGCCTCCACCCTGGAAATCGAAACATTGATCCTTGCTTTGCAGCAGGGTACCCAATCCGCCGCCAGCCTGATGGTGTCCAGCCGGGAACGAACACTGGACACGGTCGAACTGGCTCAGAAAGCCGAGCAGGCGATTGACCAGATCAACCACTCCATCGGCACGATCCAGGAAATGAGCCTGCAGATATCCGCCGCCGTCGAGCAGCAAAGTGCCGTGGCCGAAGAAATCAATCGCAGTGTGCTGAGTGTTCGTGACGTCGCCGATCAGTCCGCGACAGCGAGCGAGGAGAGCGCAAGGGCGACCATTGAGTTGGCGTCTCTGGGGAGCGGTTTGCAAAAAATGACGTCGCATTTCAAAACGTAA
- a CDS encoding PAS domain-containing methyl-accepting chemotaxis protein — MNNKSNPTAELAQAGADLNSLLSAIDRSQAVIEFDLQGNVLYANQNFLECMGYELEEIRGRHHRLFCMPDYATSKEYLMFWEKLGTGSFDAGQYQRQAKDGRQIWLQATYNPVMDNNGKPFKIVKFASDVTEVRNRNAEWESKIEAIERSQALIEFTPEGYVVTANSKFLSAMGYTLDEVVGQHHRMFCEPEYAASLVYREFWEKLGKGEYDSNEYKRLNKDGQDVWIQASYNPILDAQGQTYKIVKFATDVTDTKLRTMEHEGKVNAINRAQGVIEFDLSGNILSANANFLDLVGYRMEELKGRHHSLFCEPEYVKTTPYREFWGALSSGKFFTGRFMRISKYGQKIWIQATYNPVFNAVGQPYKVVKFATDITAQVELEEAIEAKTQAMDDSVTRLMQAIAEVVKTTGDANDQARITQDEAQRGSQTLNEASEAMDTIGKSAEDIQEIIEVISTIAGQTNMLAFNAAIEAARAGEHGLGFSVVADEVRKLAEKSSQATTKINKLIQETVRRINSGSEISRSAGSAFERIVAGVEKTNGAMTTIGAATQEQHHLAERVAELIGELNRIKLANGLGKGLSAPGQVESL; from the coding sequence ATGAACAATAAATCCAATCCAACCGCCGAACTTGCCCAGGCCGGCGCTGACCTGAACTCCCTCCTGAGCGCAATCGACCGCTCCCAGGCCGTGATCGAATTCGATCTGCAGGGGAACGTGCTGTACGCCAACCAGAATTTTCTCGAGTGCATGGGTTACGAGCTCGAAGAAATTCGTGGGCGCCATCACCGGCTGTTTTGCATGCCCGACTATGCGACCAGCAAGGAATACCTGATGTTCTGGGAGAAGCTGGGGACCGGCAGTTTTGACGCCGGCCAGTACCAGCGTCAGGCCAAGGACGGGCGCCAGATCTGGTTGCAGGCCACTTACAATCCGGTGATGGACAACAATGGCAAGCCCTTCAAGATCGTCAAATTTGCCAGCGATGTCACTGAAGTGCGCAATCGCAATGCCGAATGGGAAAGCAAGATCGAGGCAATCGAGCGCTCCCAGGCGCTGATCGAGTTTACACCTGAAGGCTATGTGGTGACCGCCAACAGCAAGTTCCTCTCGGCCATGGGCTACACGCTGGACGAAGTCGTGGGCCAACATCACCGGATGTTTTGTGAGCCGGAATACGCGGCTTCCCTGGTGTACCGCGAGTTTTGGGAGAAGCTCGGCAAGGGCGAGTATGACTCCAACGAATACAAGCGCCTGAACAAAGACGGTCAGGATGTGTGGATTCAAGCGTCCTATAACCCGATTCTTGATGCTCAAGGCCAGACCTACAAGATCGTGAAGTTCGCCACAGATGTCACCGACACCAAACTTCGCACGATGGAGCACGAAGGCAAGGTCAACGCCATTAACCGCGCCCAGGGCGTGATCGAGTTCGACCTGAGCGGCAATATTCTCTCGGCCAACGCTAACTTCCTGGATCTGGTGGGTTACCGGATGGAGGAATTGAAAGGCCGGCATCATTCGCTGTTTTGCGAACCCGAATACGTCAAGACCACGCCTTATCGTGAATTCTGGGGCGCGCTGAGCAGCGGCAAGTTTTTCACCGGGCGCTTCATGCGCATCAGCAAATACGGCCAGAAAATCTGGATTCAGGCCACGTACAACCCGGTGTTCAATGCGGTGGGGCAACCCTACAAGGTGGTCAAATTCGCCACCGACATTACCGCTCAGGTGGAGCTCGAAGAAGCCATTGAAGCCAAGACCCAGGCGATGGATGACTCAGTCACCCGCCTGATGCAGGCCATCGCCGAAGTGGTCAAAACCACGGGCGACGCCAACGATCAGGCACGCATTACCCAAGATGAAGCCCAGCGCGGTTCCCAGACCCTCAACGAGGCGTCGGAGGCGATGGACACCATCGGCAAGTCAGCCGAAGACATCCAGGAAATCATTGAGGTGATCAGTACGATCGCCGGCCAGACCAATATGCTCGCGTTCAACGCCGCGATTGAAGCGGCGCGGGCGGGTGAGCATGGGCTGGGCTTCTCTGTGGTGGCCGATGAGGTGCGCAAGCTGGCTGAAAAGTCTTCGCAAGCCACCACCAAAATCAACAAATTGATTCAGGAGACGGTGCGCCGCATCAACTCCGGCAGCGAGATCTCCCGTAGCGCGGGCAGTGCGTTCGAGCGGATCGTTGCCGGGGTTGAAAAGACCAATGGCGCGATGACGACCATCGGCGCGGCCACCCAGGAACAGCATCATCTGGCTGAACGGGTCGCTGAACTGATCGGCGAGCTCAACCGTATCAAGCTGGCAAACGGGTTGGGCAAAGGCTTGAGCGCCCCAGGCCAGGTTGAAAGCCTATGA
- a CDS encoding chemotaxis protein CheW, producing the protein MSEALAFGVVKLGGLEVAIDAQALEQVINWPSRLQPHPLQGSALLGMFSLRGKALPLIELRSLLGEHDVSRHDPLEMVAIVNHQGRRLGIAVSGVSDVMKVEARNLCRLGGEGTAVALLPELAMLENERMIYRLDLDALCGLPQVLTAQAADVGHLVQVQDQSQELHHLLLFECEGKRYAVDAKAITELVDRPDMLPSKLGGDYCLGVVNRRGVDVPALSLNRILGIERPAAAQAQNQLLVLTSREGYRIGLVYDRMISIVRKRAHEILPLPRYGLREPGMFAGVVGLENGEQALLLEYRELLERKETLSFARIYQTSVPNQDASGSRLAQMNQTCLMFQAAQPFVVPLDQVLEILDMPEHFVRFAQQQSHLLGSFNLRGEQIPLVCLSSLVEGATPPGNTLERVLLVKGELNSFGLVVNRTDSIETFTHPAFEHPEGWEQSVRVRGSVNDRMRSLVSIGKGDQVRWMTLINLSNIVKGLEMAAIEAQTQRLAG; encoded by the coding sequence ATGAGCGAGGCACTGGCTTTTGGGGTAGTCAAGCTGGGCGGGCTGGAAGTGGCCATCGACGCCCAGGCACTGGAGCAGGTGATCAACTGGCCCAGCCGGCTGCAGCCTCATCCGCTGCAAGGCAGCGCATTGCTCGGCATGTTCAGCCTCCGCGGGAAGGCGCTGCCATTGATCGAGCTGCGGTCGTTGCTGGGTGAGCATGATGTCTCCCGACACGATCCGTTGGAGATGGTTGCCATCGTCAACCATCAAGGTCGGCGCCTGGGCATTGCGGTCAGTGGCGTCAGTGACGTGATGAAAGTCGAGGCGCGAAACCTGTGCCGTCTCGGCGGGGAGGGCACCGCGGTTGCTCTGCTGCCGGAACTTGCGATGCTGGAAAACGAGCGAATGATTTACCGGCTCGACCTGGACGCGCTGTGTGGCCTGCCGCAGGTGTTGACGGCGCAGGCGGCGGATGTCGGCCACCTGGTGCAGGTGCAGGATCAATCCCAAGAGCTGCATCACTTGCTGTTGTTTGAGTGCGAAGGGAAGCGCTATGCCGTGGACGCGAAAGCGATTACCGAGCTGGTCGACCGCCCGGACATGCTGCCAAGCAAGTTGGGGGGCGATTACTGCCTGGGCGTCGTCAACCGCCGTGGCGTTGATGTGCCTGCCTTGAGCCTGAACCGGATACTGGGCATTGAACGCCCGGCCGCTGCGCAGGCCCAGAACCAGCTGCTGGTGTTGACCTCGCGAGAGGGCTATCGCATCGGCCTGGTCTATGACCGCATGATTTCGATCGTGCGCAAGCGTGCCCATGAAATCCTGCCGTTGCCCCGCTATGGGTTGCGAGAGCCCGGGATGTTTGCCGGTGTTGTGGGGCTGGAGAACGGGGAACAAGCGTTGTTGCTTGAATACCGCGAGTTGCTGGAGCGCAAAGAGACGCTGAGTTTTGCCAGGATCTATCAGACCAGCGTGCCCAACCAGGATGCGTCGGGCTCTCGTCTCGCGCAGATGAACCAGACGTGCCTGATGTTCCAGGCGGCCCAGCCGTTCGTGGTGCCGCTGGATCAAGTGCTGGAAATCCTGGACATGCCCGAGCACTTTGTCCGGTTCGCGCAACAGCAGTCCCATCTGCTGGGCAGTTTCAATTTGCGTGGCGAGCAGATTCCGCTGGTCTGCCTGAGCAGTCTGGTAGAAGGCGCAACGCCTCCCGGCAATACGCTGGAACGCGTCCTGCTGGTCAAAGGCGAGCTTAATAGCTTCGGCCTTGTGGTCAACCGGACCGACTCTATCGAAACCTTCACCCACCCGGCCTTCGAGCATCCCGAGGGGTGGGAGCAAAGCGTGAGGGTCAGGGGGTCAGTCAATGACCGCATGCGCAGCCTGGTGAGTATCGGCAAGGGTGATCAGGTGCGCTGGATGACGCTGATCAATCTGAGCAACATCGTCAAGGGACTGGAGATGGCCGCGATTGAGGCACAGACCCAGCGCCTCGCGGGTTGA
- a CDS encoding response regulator — translation MTDDSPILIVEDEPKLAALLQDYLIAAGYPTRCLDNGLQVVPTVRAQAPRLILLDLMLPGRDGMQVCQDLRGFSAVPIIMITARVEEMDRLRGLELGADDYIWKPFSPREVVARVKAILRRGPQMLTSVAPRLLIDDAQHRASLNGVELDLTRIELRLLSTFARSAGRVFSRDQLLDKLYSDHRVVTDRTVDSHIRNLRRKLEQACPGETPIESLYGVGYRFQLTDA, via the coding sequence ATGACCGACGACTCCCCAATCCTCATTGTTGAAGACGAACCGAAGCTGGCCGCATTACTGCAGGATTATCTGATCGCGGCGGGCTATCCGACCCGGTGCCTGGACAACGGCTTGCAAGTGGTGCCGACCGTGCGCGCCCAGGCACCTCGCCTGATCTTGCTCGACCTCATGCTGCCCGGGCGTGACGGTATGCAAGTCTGCCAGGACCTGCGCGGTTTCAGCGCCGTGCCGATCATCATGATCACCGCCCGCGTTGAAGAAATGGACCGCCTGCGGGGCCTTGAACTGGGCGCTGACGACTATATCTGGAAGCCGTTCAGCCCCCGCGAGGTGGTTGCCCGGGTCAAGGCCATCCTGCGCCGCGGCCCCCAAATGCTGACCAGCGTCGCACCGCGACTGCTGATTGATGACGCACAACACCGCGCGTCACTCAATGGTGTCGAACTGGACCTGACACGCATTGAACTGCGGCTGCTCAGCACCTTCGCGCGTTCAGCTGGGCGGGTATTTTCCCGTGATCAACTGCTCGACAAACTCTACTCCGACCACCGCGTGGTCACTGACCGCACGGTGGACAGCCATATCCGCAACCTGCGGCGCAAGCTGGAACAGGCCTGCCCGGGTGAGACGCCCATTGAGTCGTTGTATGGCGTGGGCTATCGGTTTCAGCTCACTGACGCGTGA